In the genome of Thunnus maccoyii chromosome 15, fThuMac1.1, whole genome shotgun sequence, one region contains:
- the tmem222b gene encoding transmembrane protein 222 isoform X3: MGICTSTGVIRDFAGPYFVSEDNMAFGRPTKYWMLDVSKVYASGSNAWDTAVHDASEEYKHRMHNLCCDNCHSHVAMALNLMRYENSTSWNMVNLCLLALIHGKHVSCAGFLKTWLPFLMLMGIILTVALALNLR; the protein is encoded by the exons ATGGGGATCTGCACTTCCACCGGTGTCATCCGCGACTTCGCCGGACCATACTTTGTCTCA GAGGACAACATGGCTTTTGGAAGACCAACAAA GTACTGGATGCTTGATGTTAGCAAAGTCTACGCGAGCGGCTCTAATGCCTGGGACACAGCAGTGCACGATGCTTCAGAGGAGTACAAGCACAGGATG CACAACCTCTGCTGTGACAACTGTCACTCACACGTTGCCATGGCTCTGAATCTGATGCGATATGAAAACAGCACCTCGTGGAACATGGTTAACCTTTGCCTCCTCGCTCTGATCCACGGAAAACATGTCAG CTGTGCGGGCTTCCTGAAGACCTGGCTGCCTTTCCTGATGCTGATGGGCATCATCCTTACAGTGGCCCTGGCCCTCAACCTCCGGTGA
- the tmem222b gene encoding transmembrane protein 222 isoform X2 yields the protein MADVVEKDTMRNYHIASEKMNPEASRYPYCIVWTPIPVLSWLFPFIGHMGICTSTGVIRDFAGPYFVSEDNMAFGRPTKYWMLDVSKVYASGSNAWDTAVHDASEEYKHRMHNLCCDNCHSHVAMALNLMRYENSTSWNMVNLCLLALIHGKHVRAVSGWNTGLIDV from the exons ATGGCGGATGTTGTCGAAAAAGACACCATGAGGAATTACCATATAGCGTCAGAGAAAATGAACCCAGAGGCCAGCCGCTATCCGTACTGTATTGTGTGGACTCCCATCCCCGTGTTATC aTGGCTGTTTCCATTCATTGGACACATGGGGATCTGCACTTCCACCGGTGTCATCCGCGACTTCGCCGGACCATACTTTGTCTCA GAGGACAACATGGCTTTTGGAAGACCAACAAA GTACTGGATGCTTGATGTTAGCAAAGTCTACGCGAGCGGCTCTAATGCCTGGGACACAGCAGTGCACGATGCTTCAGAGGAGTACAAGCACAGGATG CACAACCTCTGCTGTGACAACTGTCACTCACACGTTGCCATGGCTCTGAATCTGATGCGATATGAAAACAGCACCTCGTGGAACATGGTTAACCTTTGCCTCCTCGCTCTGATCCACGGAAAACATGTCAG ggCTGTTTCTGGTTGGAACACTGGCTTAATTGATGTTTAG
- the tmem222b gene encoding transmembrane protein 222 isoform X1 → MADVVEKDTMRNYHIASEKMNPEASRYPYCIVWTPIPVLSWLFPFIGHMGICTSTGVIRDFAGPYFVSEDNMAFGRPTKYWMLDVSKVYASGSNAWDTAVHDASEEYKHRMHNLCCDNCHSHVAMALNLMRYENSTSWNMVNLCLLALIHGKHVSCAGFLKTWLPFLMLMGIILTVALALNLR, encoded by the exons ATGGCGGATGTTGTCGAAAAAGACACCATGAGGAATTACCATATAGCGTCAGAGAAAATGAACCCAGAGGCCAGCCGCTATCCGTACTGTATTGTGTGGACTCCCATCCCCGTGTTATC aTGGCTGTTTCCATTCATTGGACACATGGGGATCTGCACTTCCACCGGTGTCATCCGCGACTTCGCCGGACCATACTTTGTCTCA GAGGACAACATGGCTTTTGGAAGACCAACAAA GTACTGGATGCTTGATGTTAGCAAAGTCTACGCGAGCGGCTCTAATGCCTGGGACACAGCAGTGCACGATGCTTCAGAGGAGTACAAGCACAGGATG CACAACCTCTGCTGTGACAACTGTCACTCACACGTTGCCATGGCTCTGAATCTGATGCGATATGAAAACAGCACCTCGTGGAACATGGTTAACCTTTGCCTCCTCGCTCTGATCCACGGAAAACATGTCAG CTGTGCGGGCTTCCTGAAGACCTGGCTGCCTTTCCTGATGCTGATGGGCATCATCCTTACAGTGGCCCTGGCCCTCAACCTCCGGTGA